A stretch of the Hippocampus zosterae strain Florida chromosome 16, ASM2543408v3, whole genome shotgun sequence genome encodes the following:
- the LOC127588971 gene encoding RNA-binding protein 41-like isoform X1 → MRQRVSRRSCEDGPLLEEQETEGQRQLHGLLLRQLHTQVDVERCVAKKRSFAPAALYHPFGEQVSGVRSLSQFQTLQEDEQELAGLRELGLTDPEIQLWQNRDAPEVSEQCHGICAAPDVKRQRLQAIRDKIAARAELLARPQRFAASRPLSRREMEIEQALFQGSDRQGFLAALYHRDENNQDGLQGATPTDPMDSLYRDLLSKSPQGVEAAQTLSLSTSTPSHHSRQGGDSQSEEGSPEPPEHHPAAPLEISRPIGSLRGAEGAGSGRPLTVTGRVATVTDQEIRENRESQEGIRSIPRFRNYQPGKPSRVVCVKNLSPHASVAQLVALFSRFEGAGDRPPLLYRLLTGRMKGQAFVTLPDTKTAQDALQLLHGYRLLGKPLVLEFGRERTEADQREART, encoded by the exons ATGCGGCAGAG AGTGAGTCGGCGATCTTGTGAGGACGGTCCGCTGCTGGAGGAGCAGGAGACAGAGGGCCAGCGGCAGCTTCACGGCCTCCTGCTACGGCAACTGCACACCCAAGTCGACGTCGAAAG ATGCGTGGCCAAGAAGCGGAGCTTTGCCCCAGCGGCGCTCTACCATCCGTTTGGCGAGCAGGTGTCTGGCGTGCGAAGCCTCTCTCAGTTCCAGACTCTGCAAGAGGATGAGCAGGAGCTGGCTGGCCTGCGGGAGCTTGGCCTCACCGACCCCGAGATCCAACTGTGGCAAAATAGGGATGCCCCGGAAGTATCTGAGCAA TGTCACGGCATTTGCGCAGCTCCTGACGTCAAGCGGCAACGCCTCCAGGCCATCCGGGACAAGATTGCAGCCCGGGCGGAGCTCCTAGCGCGGCCTCAGCGCTTCGCCGCCAGCCGGCCACTGTCCCGCCGCGAGATGGAGATCGAGCAGGCGCTCTTCCAGGGCAGCGACCGGCAAGGTTTCCTCGCTGCGCTCTACCATCGAG ATGAAAATAACCAAGACGGCCTACAAGGGGCGACACCTACAGATCCAATGGACTCCCTGTACAGAGATCTTCTCAGCAAGTCGCCCCAGGGCGTCGAAGCTGCCCAAACGTTAAGCCTTTCTACATCCACGCCGTCACATCACTCGCGGCAAGGAGGCGACAGCCAATCAGAGGAAGGCTCACCAGAACcgcccgagcatcatcctgctgCCCCGCTGGAGATCAGCCGTCCAATCGGTAGCTTGCGCGGGGCGGAGGGGGCCGGCTCGGGTCGGCCGCTTACCGTCACGGGGCGAGTGGCGACTGTGACAGACCAGGAAATCCGGGAGAACCGGGAAAGCCAAGAAGGCATCCGGAGCATTCCGAGATTCCGGAACTACCAGCCTGGAAAACCTTCGCGG GTGGTGTGCGTGAAGAACCTGAGCCCGCATGCATCAGTGGCCCAGCTGGTGGCGCTGTTCTCCAGGTTCGAGGGGGCCGGCGACAGACCCCCGCTGCTGTATCGCCTCCTGACAGGGCGCATGAAGGGTCAGGCTTTTGTCACGCTGCCCG ACACCAAAACGGCCCAGGATGCTTTGCAACTGCTACATGGTTACCGGTTGCTCGGGAAACCTTTGGTGTTGGAGTTTGGCCGCGAGCGAACGGAAGCCGACCAACGGGAAGCCAGGACGTGA
- the LOC127588971 gene encoding RNA-binding protein 41-like isoform X2: MRRVSRRSCEDGPLLEEQETEGQRQLHGLLLRQLHTQVDVERCVAKKRSFAPAALYHPFGEQVSGVRSLSQFQTLQEDEQELAGLRELGLTDPEIQLWQNRDAPEVSEQCHGICAAPDVKRQRLQAIRDKIAARAELLARPQRFAASRPLSRREMEIEQALFQGSDRQGFLAALYHRDENNQDGLQGATPTDPMDSLYRDLLSKSPQGVEAAQTLSLSTSTPSHHSRQGGDSQSEEGSPEPPEHHPAAPLEISRPIGSLRGAEGAGSGRPLTVTGRVATVTDQEIRENRESQEGIRSIPRFRNYQPGKPSRVVCVKNLSPHASVAQLVALFSRFEGAGDRPPLLYRLLTGRMKGQAFVTLPDTKTAQDALQLLHGYRLLGKPLVLEFGRERTEADQREART, translated from the exons ATGCGAAG AGTGAGTCGGCGATCTTGTGAGGACGGTCCGCTGCTGGAGGAGCAGGAGACAGAGGGCCAGCGGCAGCTTCACGGCCTCCTGCTACGGCAACTGCACACCCAAGTCGACGTCGAAAG ATGCGTGGCCAAGAAGCGGAGCTTTGCCCCAGCGGCGCTCTACCATCCGTTTGGCGAGCAGGTGTCTGGCGTGCGAAGCCTCTCTCAGTTCCAGACTCTGCAAGAGGATGAGCAGGAGCTGGCTGGCCTGCGGGAGCTTGGCCTCACCGACCCCGAGATCCAACTGTGGCAAAATAGGGATGCCCCGGAAGTATCTGAGCAA TGTCACGGCATTTGCGCAGCTCCTGACGTCAAGCGGCAACGCCTCCAGGCCATCCGGGACAAGATTGCAGCCCGGGCGGAGCTCCTAGCGCGGCCTCAGCGCTTCGCCGCCAGCCGGCCACTGTCCCGCCGCGAGATGGAGATCGAGCAGGCGCTCTTCCAGGGCAGCGACCGGCAAGGTTTCCTCGCTGCGCTCTACCATCGAG ATGAAAATAACCAAGACGGCCTACAAGGGGCGACACCTACAGATCCAATGGACTCCCTGTACAGAGATCTTCTCAGCAAGTCGCCCCAGGGCGTCGAAGCTGCCCAAACGTTAAGCCTTTCTACATCCACGCCGTCACATCACTCGCGGCAAGGAGGCGACAGCCAATCAGAGGAAGGCTCACCAGAACcgcccgagcatcatcctgctgCCCCGCTGGAGATCAGCCGTCCAATCGGTAGCTTGCGCGGGGCGGAGGGGGCCGGCTCGGGTCGGCCGCTTACCGTCACGGGGCGAGTGGCGACTGTGACAGACCAGGAAATCCGGGAGAACCGGGAAAGCCAAGAAGGCATCCGGAGCATTCCGAGATTCCGGAACTACCAGCCTGGAAAACCTTCGCGG GTGGTGTGCGTGAAGAACCTGAGCCCGCATGCATCAGTGGCCCAGCTGGTGGCGCTGTTCTCCAGGTTCGAGGGGGCCGGCGACAGACCCCCGCTGCTGTATCGCCTCCTGACAGGGCGCATGAAGGGTCAGGCTTTTGTCACGCTGCCCG ACACCAAAACGGCCCAGGATGCTTTGCAACTGCTACATGGTTACCGGTTGCTCGGGAAACCTTTGGTGTTGGAGTTTGGCCGCGAGCGAACGGAAGCCGACCAACGGGAAGCCAGGACGTGA
- the LOC127588813 gene encoding claudin-9-like: protein MASGPLELLGFFLGLIGLLGTLVTTVLPYWEVSVDIKFPEALETNMNGLWMNCFNKMNGAIMCHMHKAFLMLPYDVQVSRVLMLGSLGLSLAGLLVAVVGMQCTVWLERSLVLKRRVAGVSGCFLLVAGIASLVPVSMRANNVIRNFNMVHTTIKYVPGSCLYLGMTSAVVSIIGGGMLAVSFYEGQECGGRRGAYTYKGDGSGDIPLAVARNTGTLQMGVNSRGQTLVRSGTGSYAGVHGKAGGSAYDVTRYV, encoded by the coding sequence ATGGCCTCTGGGCCTCTGGAGCTGCTCGGCTTTTTCCTGGGCTTGATTGGCCTACTGGGCACCCTGGTGACCACGGTGCTCCCCTACTGGGAGGTCTCGGTGGACATCAAATTTCCGGAGGCGTTGGAGACCAACATGAACGGCCTGTGGATGAATTGCTTCAACAAGATGAATGGGGCCATCATGTGCCATATGCACAAGGCCTTCCTGATGCTGCCCTACGATGTCCAGGTTTCCCGGGTCCTCATGTTGGGCTCCCTGGGGCTGTCCCTTGCGGGCCTGCTCGTCGCCGTGGTGGGCATGCAGTGCACCGTCTGGCTGGAGAGATCGCTGGTGCTCAAGAGACGCGTGGCAGGCGTGAGCGGGTGCTTCCTCCTGGTGGCCGGCATCGCGTCGCTGGTGCCCGTCTCCATGAGAGCCAACAACGTGATCCGGAACTTCAACATGGTCCACACCACAATCAAGTACGTGCCGGGCAGCTGCCTCTACTTGGGCATGACCTCGGCCGTGGTCTCCATAATCGGCGGCGGCATGTTGGCCGTGTCCTTCTACGAGGGGCAAGAGTGCGGAGGACGCCGGGGCGCCTACACGTACAAGGGCGACGGCAGCGGCGATATTCCGTTGGCGGTGGCGCGGAACACCGGCACGCTGCAAATGGGCGTGAACAGCAGGGGGCAGACGCTGGTTCGAAGTGGCACGGGGAGCTACGCGGGAGTCCACGGGAAAGCCGGAGGGTCAGCGTATGACGTCACCCGTTATGTGTGA
- the LOC127588814 gene encoding claudin-9-like, protein MASAGLELVGFFLGLLGLMGSLVSTVLPYWENTAHIGSNIVTASGSMKGLWMECVHQSTGAFQCETYNSILALSSDLQASRALMVVSLVLSTLGLAIAVLGMQCTVCLEGSGELKKRVAGVGGCFFLTAGFMTLVPVSWTTNKVIQNFYSPNVPANLKFELGDCLYLGVVSAVLSMLGGGMLAVSFCEGHEGGGHRGRRYGGGGYPYPGGGGAAPVVRNPTSLQMDRRGHTLIQSGSGSSAGVHVKSVKAGYDVTGYV, encoded by the coding sequence ATGGCCTCTGCGGGTCTGGAGCTAGTGGGCTTCTTCCTGGGCCTGTTGGGTCTAATGGGTAGCCTGGTGTCCACGGTGCTCCCCTACTGGGAAAATACAGCGCACATCGGCTCCAACATCGTGACTGCGTCGGGCAGCATGAAGGGCTTGTGGATGGAGTGTGTCCATCAGAGCACCGGGGCCTTCCAGTGCGAGACGTACAATTCCATCCTGGCTCTGTCCTCTGACCTGCAGGCGTCCCGGGCCCTCATGGTGGTCTCTCTGGTGCTGTCCACCCTTGGCCTGGCCATCGCTGTCCTCGGCATGCAGTGCACTGTCTGCCTGGAGGGTTCAGGGGAGCTAAAGAAACGGGTGGCGGGCGTGGGCGGGTGCTTCTTTCTCACGGCCGGCTTCATGACACTGGTACCCGTCTCCTGGACCACCAACAAAGTGATACAGAACTTCTACAGTCCCAATGTACCCGCCAATCTCAAGTTTGAGCTGGGCGACTGCCTCTACTTGGGCGTAGTCTCGGCCGTGCTCTCTATGCTGGGGGGCGGCATGCTGGCGGTGTCTTTCTGTGAGGGGCACGAAGGTGGAGGACACCGGGGGAGGCGGTATGGGGGTGGAGGCTACCCGTACCCGGGCGGCGGAGGCGCTGCACCAGTGGTACGGAATCCCACCAGCCTGCAAATGGACAGGAGAGGGCACACGTTGATTCAAAGCGGGAGCGGGAGCTCCGCGGGAGTCCACGTGAAATCCGTAAAGGCAGGATATGATGTCACAGGATACGTGTGA